In a single window of the Balaenoptera acutorostrata chromosome 3, mBalAcu1.1, whole genome shotgun sequence genome:
- the INSYN1 gene encoding inhibitory synaptic factor 1 isoform X2 produces MTADILSDSWEFCSFLDVSTPSDSVDGPESTRPGAGPDYRLMNGGMPIPNGPRVETPDSSSEEAFSAGPVKGQLPQRTPGTRERVRFSDKVLYHALCCDDEEGDGEEEVGLSPEPPHTEAHAGPLKPSPAPYKPRRSPLTGRRSGPTLAPEQTRRVTRNSSTQTVSDKSTQTVLPYMATRQKAKGKN; encoded by the coding sequence ATGACAGCTGACATCCTCTCGGATAGCTGGGAGTTCTGCTCCTTCCTGGACGTCTCCACCCCCTCAGACTCCGTGGACGGCCCCGAGTCGACCCGGCCGGGGGCTGGCCCTGACTACCGGCTCATGAATGGCGGCATGCCCATCCCCAACGGGCCCCGGGTGGAGACCCCGGACTCCTCCAGCGAGGAGGCCTTCAGCGCTGGCCCTGTGAAGGGCCAGCTGCCCCAGCGGACCCCGGGCACGCGGGAGAGGGTGCGGTTCAGCGACAAAGTGCTCTACCATGCTCTGTGCTGTGACGACGAGGAGGGGGACGGCGAGGAGGAGGTGGGCCTCTCCCCGGAGCCTCCCCACACAGAGGCCCACGCGGGCCCCCTCAAGCCCTCCCCGGCTCCCTACAAGCCGAGGCGCTCTCCACTGACTGGCCGCCGCTCAGGCCCCACCTTGGCCCCCGAGCAGACCCGAAGGGTCACAAGAAACAGCAGCACCCAAACGGTGTCAGACAAGAGCACTCAGACGGTGCTGCCCTACATGGCCACCAGACAGAAAGCCAAGGGGAAAAACTAG